A window of Longispora fulva contains these coding sequences:
- the acs gene encoding acetate--CoA ligase, which produces MDNSYPPPADFAARANLTSDAQPADRLAFWATQAARLDWERPWDEVLRWEPPNAEWFTGGTLNAAVNCVDRHVAAGLGDRVAIHWEGEPGDTRTITYADLHDEVRRAANVLTELGVHAGERVAIYLPMIPEAVVAMLACARIGAPHTVVFGGFSAESLAARITDCDARLVITADGGFRRGAASALKPQVDAAVARCPGVLNVLVVQRTGQDVEWTERDLWWHETVGTASTAHYARAFDAEHPLFVLYTSGTTAKPKGILHTTGGYLTQAAYTHHAVFDLKPETDVYWCTADVGWVTGHSYLVYGPLANGATQVMYEGTPDSPHRGRFWELVAKYGVTILYTAPTAIRTFMKWGEELPAGYDLSSLRLLGSVGEPINPEAWRWYHEHIGGGRCPIVDTWWQTETGAIMISPLPGATATKPGAAQRPLPGVSADVFDEAGQPTEVGHLVLTEPWPSMLRGIWGDPERYRDTYWATYPENYFAGDGARRDADGDIWLLGRVDDVMNVSGHRISTTEVESALVNHPAVAEAAVVGASDATTGQGIVAFVILRESAELGEELVGRLRGHVAEQIGAIAKPRQILLVPELPKTRSGKIMRRLLRDVAERRPFGDVTTLADSSVMDLIVEGLAPAA; this is translated from the coding sequence ATGGACAACAGCTATCCGCCGCCGGCCGACTTCGCCGCGCGGGCCAACCTGACCAGCGACGCCCAGCCCGCCGACCGCCTCGCGTTCTGGGCCACCCAGGCCGCCCGGCTCGACTGGGAACGCCCCTGGGATGAGGTACTGCGCTGGGAGCCGCCGAACGCCGAGTGGTTCACCGGCGGCACCCTCAACGCCGCCGTCAACTGCGTCGACCGGCACGTCGCCGCAGGCCTCGGCGACCGGGTCGCCATCCACTGGGAGGGCGAGCCCGGCGACACCCGCACCATCACCTACGCCGATCTGCACGACGAGGTCCGCCGGGCCGCCAACGTGCTCACCGAGCTGGGCGTGCACGCGGGGGAACGGGTCGCGATCTACCTGCCGATGATCCCGGAAGCCGTGGTCGCGATGCTCGCCTGCGCCCGGATCGGCGCCCCGCACACCGTCGTGTTCGGCGGCTTCTCCGCCGAGTCCCTGGCAGCCCGGATCACCGACTGCGACGCCCGCCTGGTGATCACCGCGGACGGCGGATTCCGGCGCGGCGCGGCGAGCGCCCTGAAACCGCAGGTGGACGCGGCCGTCGCCCGCTGCCCCGGCGTGCTCAACGTGCTCGTCGTCCAGCGCACCGGGCAGGACGTCGAGTGGACCGAGCGCGACCTGTGGTGGCACGAGACGGTCGGCACGGCGTCGACGGCGCACTACGCCCGGGCGTTCGACGCGGAGCACCCGCTCTTCGTGCTCTACACCTCCGGCACCACGGCCAAGCCGAAGGGCATCCTGCACACCACAGGCGGCTACCTCACCCAGGCCGCCTACACCCACCACGCCGTCTTCGACCTCAAACCCGAGACCGACGTGTACTGGTGCACCGCCGACGTCGGCTGGGTCACCGGCCACTCCTACCTGGTGTACGGCCCGCTCGCCAACGGCGCCACCCAGGTGATGTACGAGGGCACCCCCGACTCCCCGCACCGCGGCCGGTTCTGGGAGCTCGTCGCGAAGTACGGGGTGACGATCCTCTACACCGCGCCGACGGCGATCCGGACGTTCATGAAGTGGGGCGAGGAGCTGCCGGCCGGCTACGACCTGTCGTCGCTCCGTCTACTGGGGAGCGTCGGCGAGCCGATCAACCCGGAGGCCTGGCGCTGGTACCACGAACACATCGGCGGCGGCCGGTGCCCGATCGTGGACACCTGGTGGCAGACCGAGACCGGCGCCATCATGATCTCGCCGCTGCCCGGCGCCACCGCCACCAAGCCCGGCGCGGCCCAGCGCCCCCTGCCCGGGGTGTCCGCCGACGTGTTCGACGAGGCCGGCCAGCCCACGGAGGTGGGCCACCTGGTCCTCACCGAGCCGTGGCCGTCGATGCTGCGCGGCATCTGGGGCGACCCGGAACGCTACCGCGACACCTACTGGGCGACCTACCCCGAGAACTACTTCGCGGGCGACGGGGCCCGGCGCGACGCCGACGGCGACATCTGGCTGCTCGGCCGGGTCGACGACGTCATGAACGTCTCCGGCCACCGGATCTCCACCACCGAGGTCGAGTCCGCCCTGGTCAACCACCCGGCGGTCGCGGAGGCCGCCGTGGTCGGCGCCTCGGACGCCACGACCGGGCAGGGCATCGTCGCGTTCGTGATCCTCCGGGAGAGCGCGGAGCTGGGCGAGGAACTCGTCGGCCGGCTGCGCGGGCACGTCGCCGAGCAGATCGGCGCGATCGCCAAGCCGCGGCAGATCCTCCTCGTCCCGGAGCTGCCGAAGACCCGGTCCGGGAAGATCATGCGCCGGCTGCTGCGGGACGTGGCCGAGCGGCGGCCCTTCGGGGACGTGACGACCCTCGCGGACTCGTCGGTCATGGACCTGATCGTCGAGGGGCTCGCCCCCGCCGCGTGA